One Arthrobacter sp. FW306-07-I genomic window carries:
- the dctA gene encoding C4-dicarboxylate transporter DctA: protein MKIKSILGHLYVQVLIGVALGVVVGAFWPDLGASLKPIGDGFVKLVKFMIAPIVFCTIVGGITSLRDTKKVGPTLVRSLGLFYALTALALALGLAAVTLFQPGAGPHIDPTHLDSSVAQKYTTQLPSSNPVDFILSIIPTTFVGAFADGEVLPVLVIALLCGFAFSRLGEPGKMALNVVNSFNKLLFIMFGYIMKVAPLGAFGAMAFTVGKYGAHSIGNLGMLILSFYAACIVFVVVGLGVLAKMTGFSLWQILRYFKDEFLIVLATSSSEPVLPRLLSKLERIGCDRSVVGLVVPTGYSFNLTGTAIYLTLASMFIAQACDIHLNWGQILLMLGMMLLTSKGAAGVTGSGFVALVATLTVMPTLPVAGVALIVGIDRFMSEARALTSTVCNIVSCVAIAKWQGELDMAKLRSELQAGFVPTEAEKVQLAEPALAH from the coding sequence ATGAAGATCAAATCCATCCTCGGACATCTGTATGTCCAGGTACTCATCGGAGTCGCCCTCGGCGTTGTTGTGGGCGCATTCTGGCCGGACCTCGGCGCATCCCTTAAGCCCATCGGCGACGGCTTCGTGAAACTCGTGAAGTTCATGATCGCCCCTATCGTGTTCTGCACCATCGTGGGAGGCATCACCTCACTGCGGGACACCAAGAAGGTGGGCCCCACCCTGGTCCGTTCGCTGGGCCTCTTCTACGCACTGACGGCACTCGCCCTGGCCCTGGGCCTGGCCGCGGTGACGCTGTTCCAGCCCGGCGCCGGCCCGCATATTGATCCCACGCACCTGGACTCTTCGGTGGCACAGAAATACACCACGCAGCTGCCCAGCAGCAACCCGGTGGACTTCATCCTGAGCATCATCCCCACCACCTTCGTTGGCGCCTTCGCCGACGGTGAAGTCCTGCCCGTGCTGGTCATCGCGCTGCTGTGCGGCTTCGCCTTCAGCAGGCTCGGCGAGCCCGGGAAGATGGCCCTGAACGTGGTCAACAGCTTCAACAAGCTGCTCTTCATCATGTTCGGCTACATCATGAAGGTGGCCCCGCTGGGAGCCTTCGGGGCCATGGCATTCACGGTTGGCAAGTACGGCGCGCACTCCATCGGCAACCTCGGCATGCTGATCCTTTCCTTCTACGCCGCCTGCATCGTCTTCGTGGTGGTGGGCCTGGGCGTCCTGGCCAAGATGACCGGTTTCAGCCTGTGGCAGATCCTGCGCTACTTCAAGGACGAGTTCCTGATCGTCCTTGCCACGTCCTCCAGCGAACCCGTCCTGCCGCGCCTGCTCTCCAAGCTCGAACGGATCGGCTGCGACCGCAGCGTTGTGGGACTGGTGGTTCCCACCGGTTACTCCTTCAACCTCACCGGAACGGCCATCTACCTCACCCTCGCCTCCATGTTCATCGCCCAGGCCTGCGACATCCACCTCAACTGGGGCCAGATCCTGCTGATGCTCGGCATGATGCTGCTGACCTCCAAGGGTGCGGCCGGTGTCACCGGCAGCGGATTCGTGGCCCTGGTGGCGACCCTGACCGTCATGCCCACCCTCCCCGTGGCCGGCGTCGCCCTCATCGTTGGCATCGACCGCTTCATGAGCGAGGCCCGAGCCCTCACCAGCACGGTCTGCAACATCGTCTCCTGCGTGGCAATCGCCAAATGGCAGGGCGAGCTGGACATGGCCAAGCTCCGTTCCGAACTCCAGGCCGGCTTCGTGCCCACCGAAGCAGAAAAGGTGCAGCTCGCCGAGCCTGCCCTGGCACACTGA
- a CDS encoding transporter substrate-binding domain-containing protein has translation MAFPTSGPRRSRALAVLPAVVLLGTGLLGTAALAGCADPGASAAGNASGAAQTTAARNGVVYNTSPDQQRIRAEKDAALAAKVPGLISKDGKLTIATTAGSIPLSFHATDDKTPIGSELDIAQLVADKLGLELDVQVTSWENWPLKTQSGDFEAVFSNVGVNKDRVKLFDFASYRAAYMGFEAKKSSTYDIKGADDISGLKISVGSGTNQEKILLAWNKELEGKGKAPAVLQYYSSDADTILALSSGRTDLNIAPYPSTVYRENTRDDLKVVGKMNAGWPSETPVAATTLRGNGLAPVISEALNSVIKDGSYGKVLERWGLSEEALPESKTITAENFAATQPAATPSGKAS, from the coding sequence ATGGCTTTCCCAACCAGCGGCCCACGCCGCAGCCGCGCACTCGCGGTGCTTCCCGCCGTCGTCCTTCTTGGCACCGGACTCCTTGGTACTGCCGCGCTCGCCGGCTGCGCCGACCCGGGCGCATCGGCCGCCGGCAATGCCAGCGGTGCAGCACAGACGACGGCGGCGCGCAACGGCGTGGTCTACAACACTTCGCCGGACCAGCAGCGGATCCGGGCAGAAAAGGACGCCGCGCTCGCCGCCAAGGTCCCCGGGCTGATCAGCAAGGACGGCAAGCTCACCATTGCCACCACGGCCGGCTCCATCCCGCTGTCCTTCCACGCCACGGACGACAAGACGCCCATCGGCTCGGAGCTGGATATCGCCCAGCTGGTGGCGGACAAACTTGGACTGGAGCTGGACGTCCAGGTCACGTCGTGGGAGAACTGGCCGCTGAAGACCCAGTCCGGCGATTTTGAGGCCGTGTTCTCCAACGTGGGCGTGAACAAGGACCGGGTGAAGCTGTTCGACTTCGCCAGCTACCGGGCCGCGTACATGGGCTTCGAGGCCAAGAAGTCCTCCACCTACGACATCAAGGGCGCGGACGACATCTCCGGCCTGAAGATCTCCGTGGGGTCCGGCACCAACCAGGAGAAGATCCTGCTGGCCTGGAACAAGGAACTTGAGGGCAAGGGCAAGGCGCCGGCTGTGCTGCAGTACTACTCGTCCGACGCCGACACCATCCTGGCGCTGTCCTCCGGCCGGACCGACCTGAACATCGCACCCTACCCGTCCACGGTGTACCGGGAGAACACCCGCGACGACCTGAAGGTGGTGGGCAAGATGAACGCCGGCTGGCCGTCCGAAACCCCGGTGGCCGCCACCACCCTGCGCGGCAACGGGCTGGCTCCGGTGATTTCCGAGGCACTGAATTCGGTGATCAAGGACGGCTCCTACGGCAAGGTGCTGGAGCGCTGGGGCCTGTCCGAGGAAGCGCTGCCCGAATCCAAGACCATTACGGCGGAAAACTTCGCGGCAACGCAGCCCGCTGCAACTCCCTCAGGGAAGGCATCATGA
- a CDS encoding LLM class flavin-dependent oxidoreductase gives MSTFPRPGFLAIELDGAGRDGADLTRAVLAAESAGFHVATFSDAPAPGRTNALQRAAFAGPVTRTIALVPEVDTVYTEPFHVSTQLASLDYVSLGRAGWIVAAAESPEAAAAVGRSSVTGAALGQEAAASIEVSRRLWDSWEDDAVIRDVPTGRYIDVDKLHYADFETPAGFAGAGYSVKGPSIIPRPLQGQLPVLVPASLLGEVSAEAVDAVLVSAPSAELLAAEVRDVRARVGAGVATIAELDVVLDARGQAAGSRVATFDGGRAAFAGSAAGLADFLASLLAEADGVRLHPASLFIDLEELSRLVLPELRRRGLLRPVVQDGTFRDVLGLERPASRYASATAAPYGAGK, from the coding sequence GTGAGTACTTTTCCCAGGCCGGGTTTCCTGGCCATCGAGCTCGACGGCGCCGGCCGGGACGGTGCGGACCTCACCCGGGCGGTTCTGGCGGCCGAGTCGGCGGGCTTCCACGTCGCCACGTTCAGCGATGCGCCTGCTCCGGGCCGGACGAACGCTTTGCAGCGCGCCGCGTTCGCCGGGCCCGTGACACGGACCATCGCACTGGTTCCCGAGGTGGACACTGTCTACACCGAGCCGTTCCACGTCTCCACCCAGCTGGCCAGCCTGGACTATGTCTCCCTGGGCCGGGCCGGGTGGATCGTGGCTGCGGCCGAATCGCCCGAGGCGGCTGCCGCCGTCGGACGCTCCTCCGTAACCGGTGCCGCGCTGGGACAGGAAGCCGCTGCCTCCATCGAGGTGTCCCGGCGGCTGTGGGACTCGTGGGAGGACGACGCCGTGATCCGCGACGTCCCCACCGGCCGGTACATCGACGTGGACAAGCTCCACTATGCCGACTTCGAAACGCCTGCCGGTTTTGCCGGAGCCGGGTACTCCGTGAAAGGGCCGTCCATCATCCCGCGCCCGCTCCAGGGGCAGCTGCCGGTGCTGGTGCCGGCGTCCCTGCTGGGGGAAGTTTCAGCTGAAGCCGTGGATGCGGTGCTGGTCTCCGCGCCCAGTGCTGAACTTCTGGCGGCCGAGGTCCGGGATGTGCGGGCGCGGGTAGGTGCAGGCGTCGCCACTATTGCCGAGCTCGACGTCGTCCTGGACGCGCGTGGGCAGGCTGCGGGTTCACGGGTCGCAACGTTCGACGGCGGCCGGGCGGCTTTTGCGGGTTCCGCGGCGGGACTCGCGGACTTCCTGGCGTCCCTGCTGGCGGAGGCCGACGGCGTTCGGCTCCACCCGGCGTCGCTCTTTATCGACTTGGAGGAACTCAGCCGGCTGGTACTGCCGGAGCTGCGCCGCCGCGGGTTGCTCCGTCCGGTGGTCCAGGACGGGACCTTCCGCGACGTGCTGGGCCTGGAGCGCCCGGCCAGCCGTTACGCATCTGCCACCGCTGCGCCTTATGGCGCGGGAAAGTAA
- a CDS encoding NtaA/DmoA family FMN-dependent monooxygenase (This protein belongs to a clade of FMN-dependent monooxygenases, within a broader family of flavin-dependent oxidoreductases, the luciferase-like monooxygenase (LMM) family, some of whose members use coenzyme F420 rather than FMN.) has protein sequence MTQHNRAKSDVFVPSGQIQFGVFFQGVNSGTIWKAPESGSQTDFESFRRIAQTAERGLFAAFFLGEGLRLREHLGRPHALDVVGRPDAQTMLAALASVTENIGLVATQNTTYNDPADLAHRLASLDLISGGRAAWNIVTTDNAWTGANFRRGGYLDHADRYKHAEAFVETAKRIWDSWETPDGPARRVLHEGQHYTVDVTPLLPRSAQYRPVLFQAGDSPEGRNFAARQADVIFSAHPKFDAAVEFRKDLVERSIGAGRGANAVQIMPASEFILAATAEEALEKKDWVRNLQIGPQQAVAYLEQFWGRELSVYDPDGPLPEIDPVVEETSETRGSGFHGAKARQLADQWRAEAKDKGLSIRRFVTSKTARIDSTFTGSYTAVADQLAEYARVGAVDGFNISPWLIPTGLDDIVNHLVPELQERGVYPTEYRGSTLREHLGLETPERTAAEAAEAVRA, from the coding sequence ATGACGCAGCACAACCGTGCTAAATCCGATGTTTTTGTGCCGAGCGGCCAGATCCAGTTCGGCGTCTTCTTCCAGGGCGTCAACTCCGGCACCATCTGGAAGGCGCCGGAATCCGGATCACAGACAGACTTCGAGTCCTTCCGCCGCATCGCACAGACCGCCGAGCGGGGGCTGTTCGCCGCGTTCTTCCTGGGGGAGGGGCTGCGCCTGCGCGAGCACCTGGGCCGCCCGCACGCCCTGGACGTGGTGGGCCGGCCGGACGCGCAGACCATGCTTGCCGCCCTTGCGTCCGTCACGGAGAACATCGGCCTGGTGGCCACGCAGAACACCACCTACAACGATCCCGCGGACCTGGCGCACCGGCTCGCGTCGCTGGACCTGATCTCCGGCGGCCGCGCGGCGTGGAACATCGTGACCACGGACAACGCGTGGACCGGCGCGAACTTCCGCCGCGGCGGCTACCTGGACCACGCCGACCGGTACAAGCACGCCGAAGCGTTCGTGGAGACCGCCAAACGGATCTGGGACTCGTGGGAGACTCCGGACGGTCCTGCCCGGCGTGTGCTGCACGAGGGCCAGCACTACACGGTGGACGTGACGCCGCTGCTGCCGCGCAGCGCCCAGTACCGGCCGGTGCTCTTCCAGGCCGGCGATTCGCCCGAGGGACGCAACTTCGCCGCCCGGCAGGCGGACGTGATCTTCTCTGCCCACCCCAAGTTCGACGCCGCCGTGGAGTTCCGGAAGGACCTCGTGGAGCGGTCCATCGGCGCCGGCCGTGGGGCGAACGCGGTGCAGATCATGCCCGCGAGTGAATTCATCCTCGCCGCCACTGCCGAGGAAGCGTTGGAGAAGAAGGACTGGGTGCGCAACCTGCAGATCGGACCGCAGCAGGCCGTCGCCTACCTTGAGCAGTTCTGGGGACGCGAGCTGTCCGTATACGATCCGGACGGGCCGCTGCCGGAGATCGATCCCGTGGTGGAGGAAACCTCGGAGACCCGTGGCAGCGGTTTCCACGGCGCCAAGGCCCGGCAGTTGGCGGACCAGTGGCGGGCCGAGGCCAAGGACAAGGGGCTGTCCATCCGCCGGTTTGTCACCTCGAAGACGGCGCGGATTGATTCCACCTTCACCGGTTCCTACACCGCGGTGGCGGACCAGCTGGCCGAGTATGCCCGCGTTGGCGCGGTGGACGGGTTCAACATCTCCCCGTGGCTGATTCCCACCGGCCTGGATGACATCGTGAACCACCTGGTGCCGGAACTGCAGGAACGCGGCGTGTACCCCACCGAATACCGCGGCAGCACGCTCCGCGAGCACCTCGGGCTGGAGACGCCGGAGCGTACGGCGGCTGAGGCTGCCGAGGCGGTTCGCGCCTGA
- a CDS encoding amino acid ABC transporter permease — protein MSSAATKVAQSQQPQPAAEAPPTGPGAPVRQATDYSSYRVVAAKHPGRWVGTAVVALGVLAVAWSLATNPRWEWGVVAQWFTAQSVVNGLVETLKLTAISGVLGFVLGFILALMRLSASPLLVSVSWTFSWIFRSTPLLVQMLLWYNLGYLYEKISLGIPFTDVRFFEVQTTTLISQFAAAVLGLTLNQAAYSAEIIRGGILSVDQGQLEAAAALGIPGWRRSTRIVLPQAMRAILPTAFNEIIGLVKGTSIVYVLAYSELFYTVQVIYNRTQQVLPLLLVATLWYIVITSVLSVFQYYIERHYSKGAVRNLPLTPLQKARKFFATHAVPNRRNF, from the coding sequence ATGAGTTCAGCAGCAACCAAGGTGGCGCAGTCACAACAACCGCAGCCCGCGGCGGAAGCGCCGCCAACCGGGCCTGGTGCCCCCGTCCGGCAGGCCACCGACTATTCGTCCTACCGGGTGGTGGCAGCAAAGCATCCGGGGCGCTGGGTGGGGACTGCCGTCGTCGCGCTTGGCGTCCTTGCCGTGGCCTGGTCCCTGGCCACCAACCCGCGCTGGGAGTGGGGCGTGGTGGCGCAGTGGTTCACCGCGCAGTCCGTGGTCAACGGGCTGGTGGAAACCCTGAAGCTGACCGCAATCTCCGGGGTCCTGGGCTTCGTGCTGGGCTTCATCCTGGCGCTGATGCGGCTATCTGCGTCGCCGCTGCTGGTCTCGGTGTCCTGGACATTCTCCTGGATCTTCCGGTCCACGCCGCTGCTGGTTCAGATGCTGCTTTGGTACAACCTGGGCTACCTGTACGAAAAGATCAGCCTTGGCATCCCGTTCACCGATGTCCGGTTCTTCGAGGTGCAGACCACCACGCTGATCAGCCAGTTCGCGGCAGCGGTGCTGGGCCTGACCCTGAACCAGGCGGCGTACTCGGCCGAGATCATCCGCGGCGGCATCCTCTCGGTGGACCAGGGCCAGCTGGAAGCCGCGGCAGCGCTGGGCATCCCGGGCTGGCGCCGCTCCACCCGGATCGTGCTCCCGCAGGCCATGCGGGCCATCCTGCCCACGGCGTTCAACGAGATCATCGGCCTGGTCAAGGGCACCTCGATCGTCTACGTCCTGGCCTACTCGGAACTGTTCTACACGGTGCAGGTCATCTACAACCGCACCCAGCAGGTCCTGCCGCTGCTTTTGGTGGCCACGCTCTGGTACATCGTCATCACGTCCGTGCTGAGCGTCTTCCAGTACTACATCGAACGGCACTACTCCAAGGGTGCGGTGCGGAACCTGCCGCTGACGCCCCTGCAGAAGGCCCGCAAATTCTTCGCCACCCACGCGGTGCCCAACCGGAGGAACTTCTGA
- a CDS encoding SLC13 family permease has translation MTATQIIPLVILVVMFIVATKWPLNIGVMGLVASFGVGYFMLGMTDVEILAEFPAAIVLTIIGVTYFFSMAQRNGTIDIIVQACVRLVRGRTMLLPWVFFLVAAVLTSLGTFSPAAVALLAPAAMGFAYESRLHPVLMGAFIINGAHAGGFSPLSVAGVLVHNISVKNGFPVSPMALFAASFALNLILSVLTIIAFVLMRRLHDSRSGAAMLQGPATAIRPHGQQVLTLVLILGLLVCTLGFHLPIGFVALSAGLLLALVNIKEHRTFIGGISWSTVLLVAGMITYVSLLQRVGVIDTLAQQALALGAPLLIALVLCYVIGVGSAFASSTALLTAFIPMAGPLLAASSLSASGTVASLAVAATVVDVSPFSTDGALVVANAREDDRQRVYRQLMFYAGAVVLAAPAMAWALLVPTGIL, from the coding sequence ATGACAGCCACCCAAATCATCCCGCTCGTCATCCTGGTGGTGATGTTCATCGTTGCCACCAAGTGGCCGCTGAACATTGGCGTGATGGGACTGGTGGCCTCGTTCGGCGTCGGCTACTTCATGCTTGGCATGACCGACGTTGAGATCCTTGCCGAGTTTCCGGCCGCCATCGTCCTGACGATCATCGGCGTCACCTACTTCTTCAGCATGGCCCAACGGAACGGCACCATCGACATCATTGTCCAGGCATGCGTGCGGCTGGTCAGGGGGCGGACGATGCTGTTGCCGTGGGTCTTCTTCCTCGTGGCCGCTGTGTTGACGTCCCTTGGCACGTTCTCTCCCGCCGCCGTCGCGCTCCTCGCCCCGGCGGCCATGGGCTTCGCCTACGAGTCGCGCCTCCACCCCGTGCTCATGGGGGCGTTCATCATCAATGGCGCGCACGCAGGCGGCTTTTCCCCGCTGTCCGTGGCCGGCGTGCTGGTCCACAACATTTCGGTGAAAAACGGCTTCCCCGTTTCCCCGATGGCGCTGTTCGCCGCCAGCTTCGCGCTCAACCTCATCCTGTCCGTGCTGACCATCATCGCGTTCGTCCTCATGCGGCGGCTGCATGATTCCCGCAGCGGCGCCGCCATGCTGCAAGGCCCCGCCACAGCCATCCGGCCCCACGGCCAGCAGGTCCTCACCCTGGTACTGATATTGGGGCTGCTGGTGTGCACATTGGGTTTTCACCTGCCGATTGGGTTCGTGGCCCTCTCCGCCGGCCTCCTGCTGGCGCTGGTCAACATCAAGGAGCACCGCACGTTTATTGGCGGCATTTCCTGGTCCACGGTCCTGCTGGTGGCAGGGATGATCACCTACGTCTCGCTGCTCCAGCGCGTCGGCGTCATCGACACGCTGGCCCAGCAGGCGCTGGCACTCGGCGCACCCCTGCTCATCGCACTTGTCCTGTGCTACGTCATCGGCGTCGGCTCGGCTTTCGCGTCGTCCACCGCGCTGCTCACCGCGTTCATCCCGATGGCGGGCCCGCTCCTGGCCGCCAGCAGCCTCAGCGCCTCCGGAACCGTCGCGTCCCTGGCCGTCGCGGCGACGGTTGTGGACGTTTCGCCCTTCTCCACCGATGGCGCCCTGGTGGTGGCCAACGCCCGGGAGGACGACCGGCAGCGGGTCTACCGCCAGCTCATGTTCTATGCCGGGGCGGTTGTCCTGGCTGCCCCGGCCATGGCATGGGCGCTCCTTGTGCCCACAGGCATCCTGTAG
- a CDS encoding amino acid ABC transporter ATP-binding protein translates to MTETLPAPTATRGLVEITGVRKSFGPTEVLKGVSLTVEPGGVAVIVGPSGSGKSTLLRTINHLEKVDGGYIAIDGQLVGYEVRGDRLHELREKDILKQRTEIGMVFQNFNLFPHLTALENVAEAPVVAQGRSKEEARRRGLELLDRVGLRDRAGAYPRQLSGGQQQRVAIARALALDPKILLFDEPTSALDPELVNEVLDVIRELAKSGTTLIIVTHEMGFAHDVADTVVFMDEGQIVEQGTPQDIFSNPQEPRTRSFFSKVLEPAFNI, encoded by the coding sequence ATGACTGAGACCCTTCCCGCCCCCACCGCCACCCGCGGCCTGGTGGAGATCACCGGCGTGCGCAAATCCTTCGGGCCCACCGAAGTCCTCAAGGGCGTCAGCCTCACCGTAGAACCGGGCGGCGTGGCAGTGATCGTGGGCCCGTCCGGCTCCGGCAAGTCCACCCTGCTGCGCACCATCAACCACCTGGAGAAGGTGGACGGCGGGTACATCGCCATCGACGGGCAGCTGGTGGGCTACGAGGTCCGCGGCGACCGGCTGCACGAGCTGCGCGAGAAGGACATCCTCAAGCAGCGCACCGAAATCGGCATGGTGTTCCAGAACTTCAACCTGTTCCCGCACCTCACCGCCTTGGAGAACGTGGCGGAAGCCCCGGTCGTCGCGCAGGGACGATCCAAGGAGGAGGCCCGCCGCCGCGGCCTGGAACTGCTGGACCGGGTGGGCCTCAGGGACCGCGCCGGTGCCTACCCGCGGCAGCTTTCCGGCGGCCAGCAGCAGCGCGTGGCCATCGCCCGCGCCCTGGCCCTGGACCCCAAAATCCTGCTGTTCGACGAGCCCACCTCCGCCCTTGACCCGGAACTGGTCAACGAGGTGCTGGACGTGATCCGCGAACTGGCCAAGTCCGGCACCACCCTGATCATCGTCACCCACGAAATGGGCTTCGCCCACGACGTGGCGGACACCGTGGTGTTCATGGACGAGGGCCAGATCGTGGAACAGGGCACCCCGCAGGACATTTTCAGCAACCCCCAGGAACCGCGCACCCGGAGCTTCTTCTCCAAGGTGCTGGAACCGGCCTTCAACATCTAA
- a CDS encoding DUF1684 domain-containing protein, whose translation MTASSTGTALESFDADWQEWHAAHEQHRAHPHGFLAVTHLHWLGDEPTPLEGAPGTWSVEANVVRVVLAPGDILQQDGRELNTPSGATLEFGPIEERGGINLVSGDSVIELAKRGGEYIVRPRHPENPRLQEYQGTPAYSPDAAYAVRGTFVPFEAPRPTTVGAAVEGIQHVYEAPGEIRFKLAGQELVLTAFNGHAPGSLSVLFTDQTSGKTTYAANRSLSVVPGADGSVLLDFNRAVNLPCAYTDLATCPLPPAENRLPVAIEAGEKIPYERQDQQ comes from the coding sequence ATGACCGCATCATCCACTGGCACCGCCCTTGAGTCCTTCGACGCCGACTGGCAGGAATGGCATGCAGCTCACGAGCAGCACCGGGCTCACCCGCACGGTTTCCTGGCCGTGACCCACCTGCATTGGCTGGGCGACGAACCCACGCCGCTGGAAGGTGCCCCCGGCACCTGGAGCGTGGAGGCCAACGTCGTCCGCGTGGTTTTGGCGCCGGGTGACATTTTGCAGCAGGACGGCAGGGAGCTGAACACGCCGTCCGGCGCGACCCTGGAGTTCGGGCCGATCGAGGAGCGCGGCGGCATCAACCTGGTTTCCGGCGATTCAGTCATCGAGCTGGCCAAGCGCGGCGGTGAGTACATCGTGCGGCCGCGTCATCCGGAAAACCCGCGCCTGCAGGAGTACCAAGGAACGCCCGCCTACTCGCCCGATGCGGCGTACGCGGTCCGCGGAACGTTCGTGCCGTTCGAGGCGCCGCGGCCCACCACCGTGGGTGCCGCCGTCGAAGGCATCCAGCATGTGTACGAGGCCCCGGGCGAGATCCGCTTCAAGCTGGCCGGCCAGGAGCTGGTGCTCACCGCGTTCAACGGCCATGCCCCGGGCTCCCTGTCCGTCCTGTTCACGGACCAGACCTCCGGCAAGACCACCTATGCGGCGAACCGCTCGCTTTCGGTGGTGCCCGGCGCGGACGGCTCCGTGCTGCTGGACTTCAACCGGGCCGTGAACCTGCCCTGCGCCTACACGGACCTGGCCACCTGCCCGCTGCCGCCGGCCGAAAACCGGCTGCCCGTGGCCATCGAGGCCGGCGAGAAGATTCCCTACGAACGTCAGGACCAGCAGTGA